CAAACCGCCGACGATGAGGTTCCGTCGCTGCAGGGATTTTTGGAACTCGCCAGCCTGACCAGCGAAGCTGACAGCGTTGATGAGTCCCGCGGTTCCGTCACACTGATGACGATGCACGCCGCCAAGGGGCTGGAGTTTCCCGTGGTCTACATTGTCGGCCTGGAAAACGGTCTGATTCCGCACGAACGAGCCGTGCGGGACGGTGATCCGTCCAGCTTTCAGGAAGAACGCCGTCTGCTGTACGTCGGAGTCACGCGGGCGATGCAGCAGCTTTTTCTGACGTCGACCCGCGAACGCGACTATCGAGGGACCCGGCGCACAACCATCAGAAGCCCGTTCGCTTCCGAATTGGTGCTGGACGTGGTCTGCGAAGATGACCTGTCGATGCTTCCGCCTCCGGTGATCAGGAATGCCGACGAGCGACTTCAGAAAGCCCGCGAACGTTACCGCAACTCGCGGCACTCGGCTCAACCGGGGCTGATGTCCGCCGCGGATCTGGAACGCCGGCTCTCCATCAGCGCCGACACCACCCTTGCCGACACGGCCAGTACCGACAACGGCGGGTTTTCGTCGGGAATGACGGTTCGGCACCCTCGGTACGGTCGCGGAATTGTCGTCGACGCGTCGGGCGGTTCCGGACGAGGAACCGTCACGGTTGAATTTGAACGGGACGGTCGCCGGGAAACCTTCGTCGCCGCACGCTGCCCGCTGCAGCCGATCGGAACGGAGTGAGCGGCTTCCGGCCCGCTCGTTGCAAATCGAGTTGGTCCGACTACGATGGGCGGCGGTTGCCGAATCTGACTCGATTCCGCAGTGGCCGGAGGCCTGGTCGCCGGACTCGCCCGACTTTTCCACACTTCAAAACGGTTCCCGCGAAGATCGACTTCCGGCGAATCCGCCGACTCCGTTTGTCGCTTGAAAGAACGCAGAAGGATCTTGCAATGAGTATCGATCACATCGCCCGGGCTCAGGTATTCCTGCCGGTTATCGAAGCCGCCGACCCCGGCAGCAC
This Planctomycetaceae bacterium DNA region includes the following protein-coding sequences:
- a CDS encoding 3'-5' exonuclease — translated: SGRAYSDFAIFYRVNALSRSFETALSRHGVPFQVAAGYSFYERAEIRDLVGYLRLIENPADASALERIINRPARGIGDKTLERLRSFASKHGITVFEAADRCDEVPSLTGRARKALAAFVDLITRLNERSSEKDIAGLIRQLIAEINYLSLWKDDYDEVDQDRAANVHELINAARQYEEQQTADDEVPSLQGFLELASLTSEADSVDESRGSVTLMTMHAAKGLEFPVVYIVGLENGLIPHERAVRDGDPSSFQEERRLLYVGVTRAMQQLFLTSTRERDYRGTRRTTIRSPFASELVLDVVCEDDLSMLPPPVIRNADERLQKARERYRNSRHSAQPGLMSAADLERRLSISADTTLADTASTDNGGFSSGMTVRHPRYGRGIVVDASGGSGRGTVTVEFERDGRRETFVAARCPLQPIGTE